The region AAAATGCAGCAGAACAGACAGCGAGATGATCTTCGAATTTTCACATCCGTTCAACGCTTCTCGATGGCAAGAAAATATGGCTGACTGGATTCTTTTCACCTACAGCGCTCGTGACCGGCGAGAAGACGAACTTCCAGTACATCCTGCGTCTGCTCAACACCAATGTTGACggcaaggagaagatcatgTACGCCTTGACCCAAGTCAAGGGTGTTGGTCGCCGTTACTCCAACTTGGTCTGCAAGAAGGCCGATGTTGACCTCAACAAGCGGTATGTTggcctttctcttccccctGTGCCTCTTCCAGCACTACCGAAGAAGCGAACAACGaattccaccaccaccccacaaatcaactccatcaccgcgaaaaataaatatatagaatctaACGAACTTGTCTCAATAGTGCTGGTGAACTTACCACCGAAGAACTCGAGCGCATTGTCACCATCCTCCAGAACCCTACCCAGTACAAGATCCCCACCTGGTTCCTCAACAGACAGCGCGACATCGTCGACGGCAAGGACTCCCACACCCTCTCCAACGGTCTTGACAGCAAGTACCGTGAGGATCTCGAGcgcctgaagaagatccgcTCTCACCGCGGTCTCCGTCACTACTGGGGTCTCCGTGTCCGTGGTCAGCACACCAAGACCACCGGCCGCCGTGGACGCACCGTCGGTgtcagcaagaagaagggctaATCCTTTGCGCAAATCGTCTTTTTTTGTTGCTGGGAATTGGGGGTTTTCCTTGTTGCATGTTGGTGTGTTTTTTAACGAATACCTTACCTTTACGGGAACGGGTTTCTGGTGTCCGATGAATAGGAAAAACCATGTGGACACTTACGGGCCCGGAAAATGAAAAGAATCATACCAATTGAAATGAAAAAATTAAATCAACTCCTGCCTCTCGAATTTGTATTGGATGTCTAGGCGGACTTGCCCAGCCCATACACCTGAATGCTCATCGTAGGACACGACTTCTTGCCTCGACATGCTACGTAACCATGATGATCTCAAACCCCCTATCGTCAGTTCGTCACCTATGTACCCTGCTATGATTTTATATGGATCTATGCACACAAATCATTCCCTCCCCTCCATAGCCAACCACACTCAACACTCCCACAACTTGTCAGTTAATGAACAGCACGAAAAAGGGACACCCGGGGATCACGAACTAAATTTAAGTACTTTACAAGCTTATGGGCTATATCTATGATGTTACGCATGTAGGTAGTCATACAATCTAGACTAGGAACAGGACATGGGTCTCAAGGGAACATGTTGCATTGTCAAGGGATACAAAAAAACTATAGCAAGCAAATCGTGTTCGGAAGGACTAAAAAGGGCAAGGACTATAACACATCACACATGCAATCGATGTCTAAAGACTTGTCTCGTCTTGTCGCGTCTCATCTAGAACCATTCACCACCTAGCCAGCGGTTGAAGAACTCAAGGGACGACTCAGGCTGGTCCATGGGAACCATGTGACCGCCGCCGTAAAGACGCATGAAGGTGAAGTTGCCGTGGCTCTTGACCTGGCCAatcttcttgcccttgtgCTCGTTGTCGACGATCTTGATATCTTCCAGAGGAAGGGCAGCGTACTCTTCCTTGCCGGGCCATTCCAGGGCCTCGGTCCAGGCCTTGTTTCCGAGCCAGTTGCAGATAAAGTCGGCGTCACCAGCGTAGATGAGGACAGGGATCTGCTCAAGGATGCCGGGGACAAGACGGTGGTAGGGCTTCATCCAGTCACcatggaagaggaagttgcGGTTGATGTCAAAGTTGCAGGTGTCATACCCATCAACTTCAGCACCGACGGCGTTGCGGACTTCGTGCTTGTTCAGGTATTCAGAGACGTAGCCCATGCCCTTGTAGCAAAGGTTGCTCTCGTCCTCGCACTTGCCGCGAACATCGTACACGTTCTGTCCGGTTTGCTGGTAAGGAGCAAGGAGAGCATTGTTACAGTAGATAGACGCAGGGACACAGACCCATGCGCTCTCGCTGCTGTAGCAAGACTCAATCATGGACTGGCAGCGGCCAAGGGAGTTGTCCATGGAGCGGCAGGAGCTCTCGTCCAACACAGCAGGGTaaccaccatcaccacaGGCCATGGGGCGGTAGTATTCATATTGAGTGAGGCCATCAGTCAATCCGTTTCCAATCAAAACAGACTTCAGGTTGATGTTACGCTTCTCGTGTGCAAGAATCTCAGAAGCGAAAACAGGGATGTAGTGGCCAGCATAAGATTCTCCAGCAATATGGAAGTCCTGCTTCGCATACTCAGGGAACtgcttgaagaagagagtaAGCAAGGCGTAGATGTCTTTTCCAGCAGCAACCGTGTCGCTAACAGCGTTGTTGCTGTAAGAGTAGCCAACGTTGACAGGCTGGTCCAAGAAGATCACGGAAGCGTTGGAGTTCCATGAGAAGTCGTTGTAGACTATCTTAATGTTCTCGTCGATGCTGCTAGGGCCAAGCTCCATAAAGAGACCAGTCAGAGAGGAGCAACCAGGGCCACCATTCAGCCACAAAACAACAGGGTCGTTCGCAGGGTCATTTCGCGACTCGAAGAACCCTTGAAGCAGTCAGCACAACACATCACGGTATCCACCAATAAAGCAGTCACTTACAGTAAAACAAATGCTTATCATTCTCGTTATCATCCAAGTAACCCGTGAACTGTTTCACGTTCGGGTCGATCCCGAGGGAAGCCGGGTCCGTCTTCTTGACCCTAAGGTCGTAGGCCTCAAGCTTACCCTCTACAtctctctccttctcgccgtcctcgTTAGTGACCCAGACGCTCTGGACATCAGATCCACGGACGATGTGGTCCCAGTGGGAGTCAGGGCGACGGGTGTGCTTCTTCGGCAGAGAGAAGACAGGGTTGTGGTCGAGGTTATCGGGGAAAGCATTCGCGACCTCCTCCCACAAGCCACGGGCCTCATTGGACAGAGACTTGAGCTGCTCCCGGAAGTTCTCAAGCGGTTTGTTTACCTTAGGCAGGGTTTCCTTAAGGGTTTCCTGGAGGTTGCTTCCGAAGTCCTGGAAGTCCTGGAAGCCGCCAAGGACCTGCTGGGCAGGGGCGGCCGCGGTGGCCGCGCCGACCAGCAATGTAGCTGGTAAAACTCTCATCGCGGTGATGAGACGTATATAAGATGATGATAATAGCGGAAAATTGATGAAATGATCAAGGGACACAAGATGATGGTACCTGCTACCCAAGCACTGAGGACCTTCGGGGGCAACTTATCAGCAACGCAGGCCAAGCAAGGCGAGAACCAGAACCGCACCAACGGGAAGAGGGCAGCTTACTATAAGGTTATGGTCCGTACACTGAAAGAAGTAGCTAGAAGACCGGCTACTTACTGACGGGGTACAagatgaggagaaagaggaagcaggtgaggagaagatggcgagaGCCGGATAGGCGCAGCGTGACGAGGCGGTGGCAGGCGATGACGCCGATAGCAGCGATGGAAGGCGGCCAATCAGAGCTCGGTGCCTCCCGAGGGGAGGATAGTCACGAGACCTGAGTCACTGGCTGAGTCATCGTGCGGGACGGACCCGCCGCATGTGACGTCGATTATCGATACGAAGACTGGGCAACGATTTTATCCTCAGCCCAGCAGAGGAGATATTAAACACTCTTCTTCTCTTACTTTTTCACCAGATTTCTCATACGATAGAATTTAATCAGCTTTTAGATACACCAGGCACCATACAAAATGCCTATCAATCAACCCTCCAACCAAATAAAATTCACAAACGTCTCCGTCGTCAGGCTGAAAAAAGGTCCGTCCAAACCAAACACGCTTATATATCATAATAAGACCAACAACCCCTCTAACATGCAACTTTTTCAATCACAGGCAAAAAGCGCTTTGAACTAGCATGCTACAAAAATAAACTCCTCGAATACCGCTCCGGCGCCGAAAAAGACCTCGACAATGTCCTCCAAGTCCCCActgtcttcctctccgtctcaAAAGCTCAAACTGCGCCATCCGCCGAACTAACCAAGGCGTTTGGGACCAATGTCACCGGCGACGAAATTAGGCAAGAGATTCTCCGCAAGGGAGAAGTTCAAGTTGGAGAGCGCGAGCGCAAGGAGATCGCCGAGCGTGTGGAGAAGGAGGTGCTAGATATTGTTTCTGGGCGGTTGATTGACCCGACAACAAAGAGAGTTTATACGCCCGGTATGATTTCTAAGGCCTTGGATCAGCTGAGCTCGGCGAGTGGGCagttgcagcagcagcagcagcaacaacaacaacagggACAGGCTGGGGAGGACGGAGCAGGTGGTGACGATGCGGGGGCGGGGCAAGCTGCGCAGCCGCGGAAACCGTTGTGGACGGGCGTCAATCCGAATAAATCGGCAAAGAGTTTGGCTCTTGAGGCGATGAAGGCATTGATTGCGTGGCAGCCTATTCCGGTCATGCGAGCGCGCATGCGACTCAGAGTATCATGCCCTGTATCGCTGTTAAAGCAGAGCGTCAAGTCTGCGGCACCGGCAGCTGCGAataaggagaaggaggctccATCTGGGGGTGGTTCAAAGAACAACAAGAAGGGCGGAAAGGGAAAGTCGAAACGACGCGGCGATGACTCTGAGTCCGAAGGAGAGGCCACACCCCCACCGCCGAAAGGACCTAGCAACGTCAAGGATAAGATTTTAAGTTATATCGAATCCGTCGAGTCCCAGGAAATTGCCAGCGATGAGTGGGAAGTAGTAGGGTTTGCGGAACCGGGTGCTTTCAAAGGACTGAACGAGTTCGTCGGCAACGAGACTCGGGGCAGAGGACGAGTTGAGGTTTTGGATATGGCTGTGACTCACGAAGATTAAATGTGCTGCGCAATGAATGTTATGGATAACTCGATTGGGACGATTGATGATAGAAATATACTGCATAAACTGCATCAATTATGAAATAGCCGTGTGTATATATAATGATAACTCATACCGCccagcccagcgccagccaaCAGACTAAACCAACCAACACCAGAAACTCCAAAAAAGCACCAAGCAACCAATAAACCAGCAAACATGCAACCGGAAACCCCGCACCAAAATACAAAATCAGCAAGAGAGACCATCAGCCTGAAACAAGTAAAACAACATCCTTGCCCATCCCCAACTCCCTAGCAACCCTCACCGTCTCTAAAACCGCATGGCCCGTCGCCAAGCTAGACACAATCCCCTCCTGTTCACACAACACACGCAGACCCTGCACTGCCTCCTCATTAGAAGCCGTAACCGTCTCCAAACGCCCTATATCCTTCCAATGCGCCAGCTCCGGCCCGGCACAGGGGAAATTCAAATCCGGAGCTATGGAGTGCGATGGTAGGATCTGGCCATTGTCGTCCTGCAAGAGGAGGGTCTTACAGCCGTACATAACACCCACAGAGCCATGGGTTAGCGGGGCAGCACCTGCAGcttcgacgccgatgagACGTACACTTGGGTCGTCGATGAAAGGCGCGAACATGCCGAGTGCTGCAGAGCCGGATGAACCCATGGGGGAGATGAGCGCATCTGCTGGGGGTCCGTTGCCTTCTCGGCCAGTCATTCTGGAGAGGCAGTTCTTGATCTCTTGACCAAGCAGGGACTGGAAGGTCCGTGTGATACCTGGGAGTGGATGCGGGCCGATGGTGCCGCTGGTGATGTGGTAGGTAGAGTCGAGATGGGAGAGGGAGTAACGAAGGGCTTCATTGGTGGCGGCTCGGAGACTGCCCTTGTCCATGCTGTTACATAGGCTGGAGCCTTGCGCGCTGATAACGGTCGCGCCGAGTCTTTCCATTTTCTCAATGGCGTCGGGCTGTGCGGCGATGTCGGAGACGCCCATTAGGATTGTACATTTCATCCCTATGCGTGCGCACATGGTGGCGCAAACGAGGCCGTGTCCTGCAAACCCGCAGTCCATGGCGATCTCTGTTTTCCCGATGTGATGGGCAAAGAGGATCTGACCAACGATGTTACGAGCTTGGTAACTGCCGAATGGATTGAGATCCTCGCGTTTAAGCCAGATGTTGGCGCCGCCAACAGCCTGTGTCAAG is a window of Aspergillus puulaauensis MK2 DNA, chromosome 4, nearly complete sequence DNA encoding:
- the RPS18 gene encoding 40S ribosomal protein uS13 (BUSCO:EOG09264YEG;~COG:J;~EggNog:ENOG410PG18;~InterPro:IPR010979,IPR001892,IPR018269,IPR027437;~PFAM:PF00416;~go_component: GO:0005840 - ribosome [Evidence IEA];~go_function: GO:0003676 - nucleic acid binding [Evidence IEA];~go_function: GO:0003723 - RNA binding [Evidence IEA];~go_function: GO:0003735 - structural constituent of ribosome [Evidence IEA];~go_process: GO:0006412 - translation [Evidence IEA]) — translated: MSLVTGEKTNFQYILRLLNTNVDGKEKIMYALTQVKGVGRRYSNLVCKKADVDLNKRAGELTTEELERIVTILQNPTQYKIPTWFLNRQRDIVDGKDSHTLSNGLDSKYREDLERLKKIRSHRGLRHYWGLRVRGQHTKTTGRRGRTVGVSKKKG
- a CDS encoding guanine nucleotide exchange factor SDO1 (BUSCO:EOG0926400M;~COG:J;~EggNog:ENOG410PFAQ;~InterPro:IPR002140,IPR018978,IPR019783,IPR036786, IPR039100,IPR037188;~PFAM:PF09377,PF01172;~go_process: GO:0042254 - ribosome biogenesis [Evidence IEA];~go_process: GO:0042256 - mature ribosome assembly [Evidence IEA]), which gives rise to MPINQPSNQIKFTNVSVVRLKKGKKRFELACYKNKLLEYRSGAEKDLDNVLQVPTVFLSVSKAQTAPSAELTKAFGTNVTGDEIRQEILRKGEVQVGERERKEIAERVEKEVLDIVSGRLIDPTTKRVYTPGMISKALDQLSSASGQLQQQQQQQQQQGQAGEDGAGGDDAGAGQAAQPRKPLWTGVNPNKSAKSLALEAMKALIAWQPIPVMRARMRLRVSCPVSLLKQSVKSAAPAAANKEKEAPSGGGSKNNKKGGKGKSKRRGDDSESEGEATPPPPKGPSNVKDKILSYIESVESQEIASDEWEVVGFAEPGAFKGLNEFVGNETRGRGRVEVLDMAVTHED
- a CDS encoding tryptophan synthase (COG:E;~EggNog:ENOG410Q1CU;~InterPro:IPR036052,IPR001926,IPR023026;~PFAM:PF00291;~go_function: GO:0004834 - tryptophan synthase activity [Evidence IEA];~go_process: GO:0000162 - tryptophan biosynthetic process [Evidence IEA]), whose protein sequence is MLVSVRSHSRPRHSPYSNRWRRVKKDRQILPRVPEEKYLNPLIKGLSLDLADLLHTPVWSRHHVSIPAVDAPTRYGQFGGQFAPELQMGLLLDLPSVFHSILSDDIFWEDFLACPLIRPSPLHYAHNLTQAVGGANIWLKREDLNPFGSYQARNIVGQILFAHHIGKTEIAMDCGFAGHGLVCATMCARIGMKCTILMGVSDIAAQPDAIEKMERLGATVISAQGSSLCNSMDKGSLRAATNEALRYSLSHLDSTYHITSGTIGPHPLPGITRTFQSLLGQEIKNCLSRMTGREGNGPPADALISPMGSSGSAALGMFAPFIDDPSVRLIGVEAAGAAPLTHGSVGVMYGCKTLLLQDDNGQILPSHSIAPDLNFPCAGPELAHWKDIGRLETVTASNEEAVQGLRVLCEQEGIVSSLATGHAVLETVRVARELGMGKDVVLLVSG
- the cp3 gene encoding carboxypeptidase C PRC1 (COG:O;~EggNog:ENOG410PFU0;~InterPro:IPR029058,IPR018202,IPR008442,IPR001563;~MEROPS:MER0002010;~PFAM:PF05388,PF00450;~SECRETED:SignalP(1-19);~go_component: GO:0005773 - vacuole [Evidence IEA];~go_function: GO:0004185 - serine-type carboxypeptidase activity [Evidence IEA];~go_process: GO:0006508 - proteolysis [Evidence IEA]), translated to MRVLPATLLVGAATAAAPAQQVLGGFQDFQDFGSNLQETLKETLPKVNKPLENFREQLKSLSNEARGLWEEVANAFPDNLDHNPVFSLPKKHTRRPDSHWDHIVRGSDVQSVWVTNEDGEKERDVEGKLEAYDLRVKKTDPASLGIDPNVKQFTGYLDDNENDKHLFYWFFESRNDPANDPVVLWLNGGPGCSSLTGLFMELGPSSIDENIKIVYNDFSWNSNASVIFLDQPVNVGYSYSNNAVSDTVAAGKDIYALLTLFFKQFPEYAKQDFHIAGESYAGHYIPVFASEILAHEKRNINLKSVLIGNGLTDGLTQYEYYRPMACGDGGYPAVLDESSCRSMDNSLGRCQSMIESCYSSESAWVCVPASIYCNNALLAPYQQTGQNVYDVRGKCEDESNLCYKGMGYVSEYLNKHEVRNAVGAEVDGYDTCNFDINRNFLFHGDWMKPYHRLVPGILEQIPVLIYAGDADFICNWLGNKAWTEALEWPGKEEYAALPLEDIKIVDNEHKGKKIGQVKSHGNFTFMRLYGGGHMVPMDQPESSLEFFNRWLGGEWF